The following coding sequences are from one Desulfonatronum thioautotrophicum window:
- a CDS encoding ribose-phosphate pyrophosphokinase, whose protein sequence is MALHGELKILSGSANPPLAKAICDHLGTRLTPCLVETFSDGEIRVEIGDNVRGDDVFVVQPTCAPVNYNLMELCLVLDALKRASAKRVTAVIPYYGYARQDRKVLPRAPISAKLVADFLTIAGVHRLLTIDLHAGQIQGFFNIPVDNLYAAPVLLEHIKKLTDVPDELVIVSPDAGGTERARAYAKRLCASLAIIDKRRLCPNQAEAMNVIGDVENKVAVVLDDMIDTAGTMVQAAKVLMEKGAKNVVACATHGVLSGPAVERLQDSAFNHVFVTDTIPLKNNAQACTKIKSLSVASLLAKAVHNIHTESSVSVLFV, encoded by the coding sequence ATGGCCCTCCATGGTGAATTAAAAATCCTCTCCGGTTCCGCGAACCCTCCTCTCGCCAAGGCCATCTGTGACCATCTGGGCACCAGATTGACACCCTGCCTTGTCGAGACGTTCAGCGACGGGGAAATCCGCGTGGAAATTGGCGACAATGTCCGCGGGGACGATGTCTTTGTTGTGCAGCCCACCTGCGCTCCAGTCAATTACAATTTGATGGAACTGTGCCTTGTATTGGACGCCCTGAAGCGGGCCAGCGCCAAGCGGGTCACGGCCGTGATTCCCTATTACGGCTACGCGCGCCAAGACCGCAAGGTACTTCCCCGTGCACCCATCAGTGCCAAACTCGTTGCTGATTTCCTGACCATTGCTGGTGTGCACCGCCTGCTGACCATTGACCTGCACGCCGGGCAAATCCAGGGTTTTTTCAACATCCCGGTGGACAATCTTTATGCTGCTCCGGTACTTTTGGAACACATCAAAAAGTTGACCGATGTCCCCGACGAATTGGTCATTGTCTCACCAGATGCCGGCGGCACGGAACGAGCTCGTGCCTACGCCAAAAGGCTTTGCGCATCACTGGCCATCATCGATAAGCGCAGACTCTGCCCCAACCAGGCCGAGGCCATGAACGTTATTGGTGATGTGGAAAATAAAGTGGCCGTGGTTCTTGATGATATGATCGACACAGCAGGAACCATGGTCCAGGCAGCCAAGGTACTTATGGAAAAAGGCGCTAAAAATGTCGTGGCCTGTGCCACCCACGGCGTTCTTTCCGGACCTGCCGTCGAGCGCTTGCAGGATTCCGCGTTCAACCATGTTTTTGTCACAGATACGATACCGTTAAAAAACAACGCGCAGGCCTGCACCAAAATCAAGTCATTATCGGTCGCCAGTCTGCTGGCCAAAGCCGTCCACAACATCCACACCGAGTCATCGGTCAGTGTACTCTTTGTCTAA
- the ispE gene encoding 4-(cytidine 5'-diphospho)-2-C-methyl-D-erythritol kinase, with protein MSQFMSTNDLNYPLATLVAGCKVNIFLRILGRRDDGYHDLATLFLPLPSPHDVITITRSAPGTGVQLFCSEKTIAPEQNILFKCYERFGCATGFYPDITISLQKNIPMGAGLGGGSSDAAALLQYLNEQAGASCLNDVDLNRLACDLGADVPFFLLNRPAWATGRGDQLTPVHFPLHDMTMVLACPHLHVATAWAYNAWDEIYLAKTSPYSPLTPEDALDMVSALSNFVFYNSFEVPVFARHPQLRSVKEILLASGAAGAVMSGSGASQFAVFREPFQAEQAVRRLRERDIPTHVFPLNPRISES; from the coding sequence ATGAGTCAATTCATGAGCACGAATGATTTGAATTATCCATTGGCAACACTGGTTGCTGGTTGCAAAGTCAATATTTTTCTCAGGATCCTCGGCCGACGAGACGATGGTTACCATGACTTGGCAACCCTTTTTCTGCCCTTGCCGTCTCCACACGACGTAATCACCATCACTCGCAGCGCACCGGGCACAGGTGTCCAATTGTTCTGCTCCGAAAAGACAATTGCTCCTGAGCAGAATATTCTTTTCAAATGCTACGAGCGCTTTGGATGCGCAACAGGTTTTTACCCGGACATCACCATCTCGTTGCAAAAAAATATCCCAATGGGTGCTGGACTTGGGGGTGGAAGCAGTGATGCGGCAGCTCTTCTGCAATACCTGAATGAACAAGCCGGTGCCTCCTGCTTGAATGACGTTGACCTCAACCGCTTGGCTTGCGACCTTGGAGCGGACGTTCCCTTTTTTCTGCTCAACCGGCCTGCATGGGCCACCGGTCGAGGCGACCAACTGACCCCGGTCCACTTTCCCTTACACGACATGACCATGGTTTTGGCCTGCCCCCATCTTCACGTCGCCACGGCCTGGGCATATAACGCCTGGGACGAGATCTATTTGGCCAAGACAAGCCCTTACTCGCCCTTGACACCTGAAGATGCTCTGGATATGGTGTCTGCTTTGTCAAATTTTGTCTTTTACAACAGCTTTGAGGTGCCGGTCTTTGCCAGGCATCCTCAGTTGCGGTCCGTGAAGGAAATACTCCTTGCATCCGGGGCGGCTGGGGCCGTCATGAGCGGGAGCGGAGCAAGCCAATTTGCCGTATTCCGGGAGCCTTTCCAAGCGGAACAAGCGGTGAGACGGCTTCGAGAGCGGGACATCCCGACGCATGTTTTCCCTCTCAACCCTCGCATTTCGGAAAGTTGA
- a CDS encoding DegQ family serine endoprotease yields MLFFRNTLLAFSLLFLFTTSTRAQLPEFTDLAENAAPAVVNISTVRVVAGDEQLRRFFSPFQRRGGPFDDFFEQFERFFGEQAPTRRTQSLGSGFIISSDGFIVTNNHVIRDATEITVNLLDSDNSYTAEVVGRDPETDLALLKIEADRPLPVLEFGDSGQARVGQWVVAIGNPFGLAHTVTAGIVSAKGRIIGSGPYDDFIQTDASINPGNSGGPLLDMQGRVIGINTAIVAAGQGIGFAIPSDMARGIIAQLQENKMVQRGWLGVTIQDLDENTARALGLTTTRGALIAEVIQGEPAEQAGLRSGDVVVAINGESVSDSGSLLRVVAQQTPGDSVQVEVMRRGEKQSFTVTLGTRDPERLAQRGAPSPRADDQGTSLGISLRPIDEREARAMGMTRPQGLLVTAVEAESEAARADVRAGDVVMEANQQPVNSIDDFHRVLREDAEDKGVIMLLIRRQAQTIFRTIPLE; encoded by the coding sequence ATGCTTTTTTTTCGGAACACATTGCTAGCTTTTTCTCTTCTCTTTTTGTTCACAACTTCGACTCGCGCCCAGCTCCCCGAGTTCACCGACCTCGCTGAAAATGCCGCACCCGCTGTCGTGAACATCAGCACGGTGCGCGTTGTTGCCGGAGATGAGCAACTGCGCCGTTTCTTTTCCCCGTTTCAACGGCGGGGGGGGCCTTTTGATGACTTTTTTGAGCAGTTTGAACGTTTTTTTGGTGAGCAGGCTCCCACCAGACGCACCCAATCCCTCGGGTCCGGATTTATCATTTCCAGCGATGGATTCATTGTCACCAACAACCATGTGATCCGTGACGCAACCGAGATTACCGTCAACCTGCTGGATAGCGACAATTCATACACGGCCGAGGTCGTGGGGCGTGATCCTGAAACGGACTTGGCTTTGCTGAAGATCGAGGCGGATCGCCCCCTGCCTGTGCTGGAGTTCGGTGACTCCGGTCAGGCTAGAGTCGGTCAGTGGGTTGTGGCCATTGGCAATCCCTTTGGGTTGGCCCACACGGTGACGGCCGGCATCGTCAGCGCCAAAGGCCGGATTATCGGCTCCGGTCCTTACGATGACTTCATCCAGACCGACGCGTCCATCAATCCCGGCAACAGCGGCGGCCCACTTTTGGACATGCAGGGGCGGGTCATCGGGATCAACACGGCCATTGTCGCCGCGGGTCAAGGCATCGGCTTTGCCATTCCCAGCGATATGGCTCGGGGCATCATCGCCCAGTTGCAGGAAAACAAGATGGTGCAGCGTGGATGGTTGGGAGTGACCATCCAGGACTTGGATGAAAACACGGCTCGCGCCCTGGGGTTGACCACCACCCGTGGTGCCTTGATCGCTGAAGTGATCCAAGGCGAACCAGCCGAACAAGCAGGATTACGCTCCGGAGATGTTGTAGTTGCCATCAACGGTGAATCGGTGTCAGATTCTGGCTCTTTGCTGCGGGTTGTGGCCCAACAAACTCCTGGAGATTCGGTTCAGGTTGAGGTGATGCGTCGAGGTGAAAAGCAATCATTCACTGTCACCTTGGGCACCAGGGATCCGGAACGTTTGGCGCAACGGGGCGCACCCTCCCCCAGGGCTGATGACCAGGGCACATCCCTTGGCATCTCCTTGCGCCCGATCGATGAGCGTGAAGCCAGGGCCATGGGCATGACCCGCCCGCAAGGCCTTTTGGTCACGGCAGTGGAGGCGGAGTCCGAAGCCGCTCGCGCCGACGTGCGGGCCGGCGATGTGGTCATGGAGGCCAACCAGCAGCCCGTCAATTCCATTGACGACTTTCATCGGGTTCTGCGGGAAGACGCTGAAGACAAAGGCGTAATCATGCTGCTCATTCGCCGACAGGCGCAGACTATTTTCCGAACCATTCCCCTGGAATAA